Proteins encoded in a region of the Leifsonia sp. PS1209 genome:
- the ligA gene encoding NAD-dependent DNA ligase LigA, giving the protein MADDTSTHDDIDSSTEQSDTDARAEAAELTTRILELRDAYYERDTVLVSDQDYDRMIQRLEELERLHPELQSQDSPTQTVGGRAQTTLFAPVEHAERMLSLDNVFSIEEFEAWAAKVERDAGRRVHYLSELKIDGLAINLRYEYGTLVSAATRGDGVVGEDVTENIRYIPAIPAKLSGTGHPSLVEVRGEVFFPVAEFEALNAAQLEQGEKVFANARNAASGSLRQKAENKNQAQLALMHNRLVRLHMLVHGIGAWANPPVASQSEVYDLLKEWGLPTSSHYRVFDDAHKVAEFIEYFGEHRASVEHEIDGIVVKVDELALHDELGATSRAPRWAIAYKYPPEQVNTKLLDIVVSVGRTGRATPFAVMEKVKVAGSEVRQATLHNQDVVKAKGVLIGDTVVLRKAGDVIPEVLGPVVELRDGTEREFVMPENCPECGTKLAPAKEGDIDLRCPNSEFCPAQVRGRVEHIGSRGALDIEALGEVAAAALTQPLHPPTPPLPTEAGLFGLRMEDIFPVEVVVRDSETGLPKLTDSGAEKTDTPFRRRRQKKDGAYDPDAAEFGGDEDHVPSKNAVELLANLAAARVKPLWRILVALNIRHVGPVAARALANHFGSLDAIRTATRDDLAAVDGVGGIIADAVLAWFEVDWHREIVERWAADGVQFATPGHPGPGAAAEAGGVLAGLTVVATGSLEGYTREGAQEAIIAAGGKAASSVSKNTDFVAAGPGAGSKLAKAEALGLRILDAEQFRILVELGPSALDDSDDSGAADEQS; this is encoded by the coding sequence GTGGCAGACGACACCAGCACGCACGACGACATCGACAGCAGCACGGAGCAGAGCGACACGGACGCCCGCGCCGAGGCCGCGGAGCTGACCACGCGCATCCTGGAGCTGCGGGATGCGTACTACGAGCGCGACACCGTGCTCGTCAGCGACCAGGACTACGACCGCATGATCCAGCGGCTCGAAGAGCTGGAGCGTCTGCATCCCGAGCTGCAGAGCCAGGACAGCCCCACCCAGACCGTCGGCGGTCGCGCGCAGACCACGCTGTTCGCGCCGGTCGAGCACGCCGAGCGCATGCTCAGCCTCGACAACGTCTTCTCGATCGAGGAGTTCGAGGCGTGGGCGGCCAAGGTGGAGCGAGACGCCGGGCGCCGGGTTCACTACCTCAGCGAGCTCAAAATCGACGGCCTCGCGATCAACCTGCGCTACGAGTACGGCACGCTGGTGAGCGCCGCGACCCGCGGCGACGGCGTCGTGGGCGAAGACGTCACCGAGAACATCCGGTACATCCCGGCCATCCCGGCGAAGCTGTCCGGCACGGGCCACCCTTCGCTGGTGGAGGTGCGCGGTGAGGTGTTCTTCCCCGTCGCCGAATTCGAGGCTCTGAACGCCGCCCAGCTGGAGCAGGGCGAGAAGGTCTTCGCCAACGCGCGCAACGCGGCCAGCGGGTCGCTGCGCCAGAAGGCGGAGAACAAGAACCAGGCCCAGCTCGCGCTCATGCACAACAGGCTGGTGCGACTGCACATGCTCGTGCACGGCATCGGAGCGTGGGCCAACCCGCCGGTGGCCAGCCAGTCCGAGGTCTACGACCTGCTGAAGGAGTGGGGCCTGCCCACCTCCTCGCACTACCGGGTGTTCGACGACGCGCACAAGGTCGCCGAGTTCATCGAATACTTCGGCGAGCACCGCGCGAGCGTCGAGCACGAGATCGACGGCATCGTGGTGAAGGTCGACGAGCTGGCGCTGCACGACGAGCTGGGAGCCACCAGCCGTGCGCCGCGCTGGGCCATCGCCTACAAATACCCGCCGGAGCAGGTCAACACCAAGCTGCTCGACATCGTCGTGAGCGTCGGCCGGACAGGGCGTGCCACGCCGTTCGCCGTCATGGAGAAGGTGAAGGTGGCCGGCTCCGAGGTGCGCCAGGCCACGCTGCACAACCAGGATGTGGTCAAGGCCAAGGGCGTGCTCATCGGCGACACCGTCGTGCTGCGCAAGGCGGGCGACGTGATCCCCGAGGTCCTCGGCCCGGTGGTCGAGCTGCGCGACGGCACGGAGCGCGAGTTCGTCATGCCGGAGAACTGCCCGGAGTGCGGCACGAAGCTCGCCCCGGCGAAGGAGGGCGACATCGACCTCCGCTGCCCCAACTCCGAGTTCTGTCCGGCCCAGGTGCGCGGGCGCGTCGAGCACATCGGGTCGCGCGGGGCGCTCGACATCGAGGCGCTCGGGGAGGTGGCCGCGGCCGCCCTCACCCAGCCGCTGCACCCGCCGACACCACCGCTGCCCACGGAGGCCGGACTGTTTGGCTTGCGGATGGAAGACATCTTCCCTGTCGAGGTCGTCGTGCGCGACTCGGAGACCGGGCTGCCCAAGCTCACGGACTCCGGCGCGGAGAAGACGGACACCCCGTTCCGCCGCCGCCGGCAGAAGAAGGACGGCGCGTACGACCCGGACGCCGCCGAGTTCGGCGGAGACGAAGACCACGTGCCGTCGAAGAACGCGGTCGAGCTGCTGGCCAACCTGGCCGCGGCGCGCGTGAAGCCGCTCTGGCGCATCCTGGTCGCCCTGAACATCCGGCACGTCGGTCCGGTCGCCGCCCGGGCACTCGCCAACCACTTCGGGTCGCTGGATGCGATCCGCACCGCCACCAGGGACGACTTGGCCGCGGTCGACGGCGTCGGCGGGATCATCGCCGACGCGGTGCTCGCCTGGTTCGAGGTGGACTGGCACCGCGAGATCGTGGAGCGCTGGGCCGCGGACGGCGTGCAGTTCGCGACGCCGGGGCATCCCGGTCCTGGTGCAGCGGCGGAGGCGGGCGGCGTGCTCGCCGGGCTGACCGTCGTCGCCACCGGCTCTCTGGAGGGCTATACGAGGGAGGGCGCGCAGGAGGCGATCATCGCCGCCGGCGGCAAGGCAGCATCCAGCGTGTCGAAGAACACCGATTTCGTCGCTGCCGGACCGGGCGCAGGGTCGAAGCTCGCGAAGGCGGAGGCGCTGGGCCTCCGCATCCTCGACGCGGAGCAGTTTCGGATTCTTGTCGAGCTTGGGCCGTCTGCTCTGGACGATTCGGACGATTCCGGGGCGGCCGACGAGCAATCCTGA
- a CDS encoding alpha/beta hydrolase, with protein MTSVATGLTGVSVAPADLPPIAAYSYSASSYDAVVADAPSGSGTSAVAPGSLLGSIAGLSAAAVPGFVSAHKADLDRMLVTPPRAGDVSAVWRLLDPVKQAALVAEAPHVIGNLEGIPYSVRGKANAIDLSRTIASTTKRLTTENGKAVRLELERRLTTLDNVKKALTVKDGVKRTLVNLDTSDDARASIVVGDLSTARYVSVLVPGMYMSVGEQIVDWAKVAQNLHDEQTAFLHRLLGPRSSGGAPGVAVVAWIGYQTPVLTNIGGMQLAEEGADSLERTLVGIQELRKENPPYLSVLAHSYGSTAALLALQRHTVTVDALALMGSPGSDAQSVQQLSVRGGNVFVGQADLDPVVHSAFFGSDPGSASYGAQRMDVGGAVDPITGKSLSGSSGHNEYFTAGTECMRNLAMIGIDQGRLVISGTGSSGGVVTASAR; from the coding sequence ATGACCTCGGTCGCCACAGGGCTGACCGGGGTTTCCGTCGCGCCCGCAGATCTCCCTCCGATCGCGGCATACAGCTACAGCGCCTCCTCGTACGACGCGGTCGTCGCCGATGCTCCCTCCGGCAGCGGGACGTCGGCCGTCGCGCCGGGATCGCTGCTCGGCTCCATCGCCGGGCTGAGCGCCGCCGCGGTGCCCGGCTTCGTCAGCGCGCACAAGGCCGACCTCGACCGGATGCTCGTCACGCCGCCGCGCGCCGGTGACGTCTCCGCGGTCTGGCGCCTGCTCGACCCCGTCAAGCAGGCGGCGCTCGTCGCCGAGGCCCCGCACGTGATCGGCAACCTGGAGGGCATCCCGTACTCGGTCCGCGGCAAGGCGAACGCGATCGACCTCAGCCGCACGATCGCCTCGACCACGAAGCGCCTCACCACCGAGAACGGCAAGGCCGTGCGCCTGGAGCTGGAGCGCAGGCTCACCACGCTCGACAACGTGAAGAAGGCCCTCACCGTCAAGGACGGCGTGAAGCGCACCCTGGTCAACCTCGACACCTCCGACGACGCCAGAGCGTCGATCGTCGTCGGCGACCTGTCGACCGCGCGCTACGTGAGCGTGCTGGTGCCCGGCATGTACATGTCGGTGGGGGAGCAGATCGTCGACTGGGCCAAGGTCGCGCAGAACCTGCACGACGAGCAGACCGCGTTCCTGCACAGGCTCCTCGGGCCGCGTTCCTCCGGCGGGGCGCCGGGCGTCGCCGTGGTCGCCTGGATCGGCTACCAGACGCCCGTGCTCACCAACATCGGCGGGATGCAGCTTGCCGAAGAGGGCGCGGACAGCCTGGAGCGCACCCTGGTCGGCATCCAGGAGCTGCGGAAGGAGAACCCGCCGTACCTGAGCGTGCTCGCGCACTCCTACGGTTCGACGGCCGCACTGCTCGCCCTCCAGCGGCACACGGTGACGGTGGATGCGCTGGCGCTGATGGGCTCGCCGGGCAGCGACGCGCAGTCGGTGCAGCAGCTGAGCGTGCGCGGCGGCAACGTGTTCGTCGGCCAGGCCGACCTCGACCCGGTCGTGCACAGCGCGTTCTTCGGAAGCGACCCGGGCTCCGCGTCCTACGGCGCGCAGCGGATGGATGTGGGAGGAGCTGTCGACCCGATCACCGGCAAGAGCCTCAGCGGCTCGTCCGGCCACAACGAGTACTTCACGGCCGGCACGGAGTGCATGCGCAACCTCGCCATGATCGGCATCGACCAGGGCCGCCTGGTGATCAGCGGGACGGGATCGTCCGGCGGCGTCGTGACCGCCTCGGCGCGCTGA